TCTGAATACATTCTTCAATAAAAAGGGAATATATTTCATGTTTTTCCAGATCCCCGTACCTCGGAGAAACTAATTAGAAATAGCCTGATTATTATTCATGGGTACATCAGCTCTCAATAGACCTTTATCAAGATGGATAATTCGAGACGCACGAGCCGCCGCATTTTGATCATGGGTCACCATTACGATAGTTTTTTTGAATGTCTTATTCAAATTTTCTAGCAGAAAAAGTATCTCCCCGGCACTCTTAGCATCCAGATCACCTGTCGGTTCGTCAGCTAGTAATATTGTAGGATCAGTCACAATTGCGCGCGCAACACCAACACGCTGTTCTTGTCCTCCTGAGAGCTGGCGCGGGTAAAACGAGCTTCTGTCCGTCAACCCCACTATTTCCAGCGCAGTTTCAACATGCTCTCGTCTCTCCGATTTACTGAGCGGACTGAGTAGTAGCGGGAGTTCAACATTTTCAAAGGCGGTAAGCGCTGGAATAAGATTATAGAATTGAAAAATGAAACCAACGTGTTGGCTTCGCCAACGGGCGAGTTCACCTTCAGTCATGGCTGAAATTTCATCTGGACCTACAAATATCTGCCCGTCAGTCGTACCATCAATCCCAGCTATGAGATTAAGAATGGTGGTTTTGCCAGACCCCGAGGGGCCCATTATTGCTACGAATTCCCCTTCAAACATCCCTAGGTTTAAACCATCTAATACGGTGATTTCCTCAGAGTTGGTATCATATTTTTTAACCACATTGACCAATTTGATAAGAGCTTCGGACATCAGCTATTTCTCCTCATCCTCCAACCGAATCTTATCTCCGTCTTTTAGATTAGACTTTCCGGCCTCCCTGACTACTTGCTCGCCACCAGCCAGACCCTCTCTTATTTCCATCTGGGTGCCAAATTCATCGCCGGTCGTAACAGGCTGGAACCCGGCCCTGTAGTTATCGACTATGAAGACCCCCTTCTTTCCCTCATGGTCTACGATAGAAGACGCTGGAACCAATATTAGATTTCTTTCAATCCCGTCTTTATAGACCGCGGGATCTAAAAAGTCAATTTTACACGACATCTCCGGAAGCACCCTGTCATCTTTGTTTAAGAATTCGACCTTTACGGTGACCGTTCCCTTTTGTCTGTCCGCTGTGGGAACAATTTGTCTGAGACGGGCTTTATATCGGTGTTCTGGAAAGGCGTCCAGTATGATCTCAGCCGGCATTCCAACTTTGATTTTCCCCAGATTTTGTTCGTTGACATCTGTTTCCGCTTCGAGGGAATCGAGATCAACTATGACGGCGAATGTTGCGCCAGCAGACCCTGCACCCCCGAAACCCTGGGGTGTTACTGTCTCTCCCAAAAAGGCCTTCTTAACTGTGACAACACCGGTTATAGGAGCATAGATCTGGGTATTATGAATCAATTCATCGGCATTTCGGAGTTTAGCTTCCAGCACCCTAACCTGCGTCTTAGCATTATCTAAAGTTTGCGGACTAATAACGCCCTTGGCAAACAATTCCTCTTGCCTTCTTGATTCCGTCCTTGCATTATCCAAATTGGAAGCTATTTCATCCCTTTGCGCCTTAAGCTCCTGGTTT
The Thermodesulfobacteriota bacterium DNA segment above includes these coding regions:
- a CDS encoding efflux RND transporter periplasmic adaptor subunit — translated: MEPSEKRIDVSSLRIDRSKPSSRRNRLRYFVALSGLAVICILLILGLLDEIPFLNPIVSTATVSRVSASEASTLLTSSGYVIARKKAEISPKSVGRISWINLEEGQKVEEGELVARLENQELKAQRDEIASNLDNARTESRRQEELFAKGVISPQTLDNAKTQVRVLEAKLRNADELIHNTQIYAPITGVVTVKKAFLGETVTPQGFGGAGSAGATFAVIVDLDSLEAETDVNEQNLGKIKVGMPAEIILDAFPEHRYKARLRQIVPTADRQKGTVTVKVEFLNKDDRVLPEMSCKIDFLDPAVYKDGIERNLILVPASSIVDHEGKKGVFIVDNYRAGFQPVTTGDEFGTQMEIREGLAGGEQVVREAGKSNLKDGDKIRLEDEEK
- a CDS encoding ABC transporter ATP-binding protein translates to MSEALIKLVNVVKKYDTNSEEITVLDGLNLGMFEGEFVAIMGPSGSGKTTILNLIAGIDGTTDGQIFVGPDEISAMTEGELARWRSQHVGFIFQFYNLIPALTAFENVELPLLLSPLSKSERREHVETALEIVGLTDRSSFYPRQLSGGQEQRVGVARAIVTDPTILLADEPTGDLDAKSAGEILFLLENLNKTFKKTIVMVTHDQNAAARASRIIHLDKGLLRADVPMNNNQAISN